The Elaeis guineensis isolate ETL-2024a chromosome 14, EG11, whole genome shotgun sequence genomic sequence TTCTCGCTTCCCAATAATGTCAGCACACAACTCCGACGACAAGACCGCCGCCACCGGCGGCCGGTCGCTTCCCCACAAACTCCTCACCGCCGCGCTCCTCTCCGCCCTTCTCTTGTGGACGGTCATCGACCTCTCCGTCGTAGCCGGTCGTGCCCCGCCTCCCCCCCTCCACCTCCGCTACTACCTCGGCTCCTACTCCGCCTCCATTTATTCCCCCGCCGCcacctccgccgccgccgccgccgccgccgccgccgccgccgccaacgCCCCGCCTCCTTCACCAGCTCCGGAACCGACCTCCGCCGCCACCGGTCATAACGTGAGCTGGCTCTCCGTCACGATGCTGGGGAACTTCACCTCCACTCTCCTCTCCCGCTGGCGCGCACCCGGTGGCGAGCTCTGCCGCGACTCCCGCACCGCCAACATCTCCGTCCCCGCCCTCGATGGCGCTCGCCCCATCGAACTACCCGCCGGGGAGATCCACGAGTTCGCGATCTCGGCGCTGGACGACGCCGGTCGGTACCGGTGCCTCGGAGGGGATTACTTCGAGACCGACCTTTCCGGCACCTCCTGGAAGTCCCGCCCGCCCATCGTCGACCACGGCAACGGCTCCTATACCTTCAAGCTCCAGGTCCACCCCCAGTTCGCCGGCGACTACAACCTCCGCATCGTCCTCCTCTTCCGCAGCTTCGAGGGGCTCAAATACTCGCCGGAGCGGTTCAAGTTCCGACGAGAGCTGAGAAGCTTCCAGATCAAGTTCTTGAAGAGCAATGCCTCCTTGCCGGATCTTCGAATCTGCAGCAGCGCGGATTTCTCCCGCAAGATTTGGTCCGGCCGGTGGACTCGGCACGGCAAGAACGAGAAATGCCGGGTGGACAACGACGGCCGGTACCGCTGCCTCGGCCACAGTTTCCCCTGCCAGCCGCCGTGGTGCGACGGCCCTCTGGCCGCGCTGGAGAGCAACGGCTGGGTCTACTCCGCCCACTGCTCCTTCCGGATCTTCACCCAGGAATCGGCCTGGAAATGCCTCCAAAACAAATGGCTCTTCTTCTGGGGCGACTCCAACCACGTCGATACCCTTCGGAATCTACTCAATTTCGTGCTCGGATTGACGGAAATCCCCTCGGTTCCGCGGCGATTCGATGCGAAATTCCGAAACCCTAGCAACAACTCGCAGAGTGTGAGGATCACCAGCGTCTTTAACGGGCATTGGAACGAATCCTTAAACTACATGGGGTTGCAATCGCTTAGGGATGAGAGATTCCGGCAACTGCTGTGGAATTACTTCTCGGAAGATCGAGCTCCAGATGTGATGGTATTAAACTCGGGTTTGCACGACGGGGTCTACTGGAAGAGTCTCCAGAGATTCGCGGCCGAGGGGGCGGAGTACGCGGCGAGGTTTTGGGAGGAGGTGATGAGGCATGCGAGGGAGAAGGGGAATGGGGCGGCGCCGAAGCTGTTCTACCGGACGACGATCGCGACGGGAGGGTACGCGAGGGATCTCGCGTTCAATCCGAGCAAGATGGAGGCTTTCAACGGCGTGATGGTGGAGAAGTTGGTGGAGCGAGGGTTGGTTACCGGCGGTGTGATTGACGAGTTCGATATGACGTTCCCGTGGCACTACGACAACCGGTGCAATGACGGGGTGCATTACGGCC encodes the following:
- the LOC105057781 gene encoding uncharacterized protein, which translates into the protein MSAHNSDDKTAATGGRSLPHKLLTAALLSALLLWTVIDLSVVAGRAPPPPLHLRYYLGSYSASIYSPAATSAAAAAAAAAAAANAPPPSPAPEPTSAATGHNVSWLSVTMLGNFTSTLLSRWRAPGGELCRDSRTANISVPALDGARPIELPAGEIHEFAISALDDAGRYRCLGGDYFETDLSGTSWKSRPPIVDHGNGSYTFKLQVHPQFAGDYNLRIVLLFRSFEGLKYSPERFKFRRELRSFQIKFLKSNASLPDLRICSSADFSRKIWSGRWTRHGKNEKCRVDNDGRYRCLGHSFPCQPPWCDGPLAALESNGWVYSAHCSFRIFTQESAWKCLQNKWLFFWGDSNHVDTLRNLLNFVLGLTEIPSVPRRFDAKFRNPSNNSQSVRITSVFNGHWNESLNYMGLQSLRDERFRQLLWNYFSEDRAPDVMVLNSGLHDGVYWKSLQRFAAEGAEYAARFWEEVMRHAREKGNGAAPKLFYRTTIATGGYARDLAFNPSKMEAFNGVMVEKLVERGLVTGGVIDEFDMTFPWHYDNRCNDGVHYGRPPAKARWRDGEVGHQYFVDLMLAHVLLNAICHG